Proteins found in one Oreochromis niloticus isolate F11D_XX linkage group LG22, O_niloticus_UMD_NMBU, whole genome shotgun sequence genomic segment:
- the tuft1b gene encoding tuftelin 1b isoform X1 has product MSGGVTRAVEKGEEDDETKDRCRQLRLSLQRRDQTGNTSQQHNSKESTIEVVPPQKPEEQEDEAEVRPHIEVEVIKFYLGKNTPEESVKMLTDEVSQIQEVRYCLKSLRQQMAARQNGNNNKHPANGFRVKAPTSQPGVINANGVHADPYVGDNQEESARLREVTKRLYAQLKEMEKQHQEEIDMLQAESNEYQAQLAEQTERLQKAEEQSAERGQQVKELQKLLGNMEIENGILKDKMAAGEAELMQLKAGGEEAGEKEQRCAELEKEVAVLKEKIHHLDDMLMSQQRKVRHMIEQLQNSRTVLQERDRAIRDLEEKVAFLEAENKEMHDHMEYYLAGQDLPPSSTEKKPEVVYSKPLTPTTQSSKALPFIKVIEIKS; this is encoded by the exons ATGAGCGGCGGCGTGACGCGGGCGGTGGAAAAGGGAGAAGAGGACGACGAAACTAAA GACCGTTGCAGGCAGCTTAGACTCAGCTTACAACGTCGAGACCAGACAGGCAACACCTCACAACAGCACAACAGTAAG GAGAGCACCATAGAAGTTGTGCCGCCGCAAAAACCTGAAGAGCAGGAAGACGAAGCTGAAGTCAGACCTCACATAGAAGTTGAAGTCATCAAA TTTTACCTCGGAAAAAACACACCGGAAGAAAGTGTCAAGATGCTGACGGACGAGGTCTCCCAGATTCAGGAG gtgAGGTATTGTCTGAAGTCTCTGAGACAGCAGATGGCAGCCAGGCAgaatggcaacaacaacaag CATCCAGCCAATGGCTTCAGAGTCAAAGCACCCACCAGCCAACCAGGTGTCATCAATGCCAACGGCGTCCACGCTGATCCTTAC GTTGGGGATAATCAGGAGGAGAGTGCGAGGCTCAGAGAGGTGACCAAACGCCTGTATGCTCAGCTGAAGGAGATGGAGAAGCAGCATCAGGAGGAGATCGACATGCTGCAG GCCGAGTCAAACGAGtatcaggcacagctggctgagCAGACAGAGCGGCTGCAGAAGGCCGAGGAGCAGTCTGCAGAGAGAGGTCAACAGGTGAAGGAGCTGCAGAAGCTGCTGGGAAACATGGAGATCGAGAACGGCATCCTCAAAGACAAGATGGCTGCAGGAGAGGCGGAGCTGATGCAGCTTAAAGCAGGCGGAGAGGAAGCAGGAGAGAAGGAGCAGAG GTGTGCAGAGCTCGAGAAGGAGGTGGCTGTCCTGAAGGAAAAGATTCATCATCTTGACGACATGTTAATGAGTCAGCAGAGGAAGGTCCGCCACATGATCGAACAG CTCCAGAACTCCCGCACGGTTCTCCAGGAGAGAGATCGAGCCATCAGGGATCTGGAGGAGAAGGTGGCTTTCCTGGAAGCAGAG AACAAAGAAATGCATGACCACATGGAATACTACCTGGCAGGCCAGGATCTTCCACCCTCATCTACTGAGAAGAAGCCAGAGGTTGTTTACAG CAAACCGCTGACACCGACAACTCAGAGCAGCAAAGCCCTCCCATTCATCAAAGTCATTGAGATCAAATCATGA
- the tuft1b gene encoding tuftelin 1b isoform X2, translated as MTVAGSLDSAYNVETRQATPHNSTTESTIEVVPPQKPEEQEDEAEVRPHIEVEVIKFYLGKNTPEESVKMLTDEVSQIQEVRYCLKSLRQQMAARQNGNNNKHPANGFRVKAPTSQPGVINANGVHADPYVGDNQEESARLREVTKRLYAQLKEMEKQHQEEIDMLQAESNEYQAQLAEQTERLQKAEEQSAERGQQVKELQKLLGNMEIENGILKDKMAAGEAELMQLKAGGEEAGEKEQRCAELEKEVAVLKEKIHHLDDMLMSQQRKVRHMIEQLQNSRTVLQERDRAIRDLEEKVAFLEAENKEMHDHMEYYLAGQDLPPSSTEKKPEVVYSKPLTPTTQSSKALPFIKVIEIKS; from the exons AT GACCGTTGCAGGCAGCTTAGACTCAGCTTACAACGTCGAGACCAGACAGGCAACACCTCACAACAGCACAACA GAGAGCACCATAGAAGTTGTGCCGCCGCAAAAACCTGAAGAGCAGGAAGACGAAGCTGAAGTCAGACCTCACATAGAAGTTGAAGTCATCAAA TTTTACCTCGGAAAAAACACACCGGAAGAAAGTGTCAAGATGCTGACGGACGAGGTCTCCCAGATTCAGGAG gtgAGGTATTGTCTGAAGTCTCTGAGACAGCAGATGGCAGCCAGGCAgaatggcaacaacaacaag CATCCAGCCAATGGCTTCAGAGTCAAAGCACCCACCAGCCAACCAGGTGTCATCAATGCCAACGGCGTCCACGCTGATCCTTAC GTTGGGGATAATCAGGAGGAGAGTGCGAGGCTCAGAGAGGTGACCAAACGCCTGTATGCTCAGCTGAAGGAGATGGAGAAGCAGCATCAGGAGGAGATCGACATGCTGCAG GCCGAGTCAAACGAGtatcaggcacagctggctgagCAGACAGAGCGGCTGCAGAAGGCCGAGGAGCAGTCTGCAGAGAGAGGTCAACAGGTGAAGGAGCTGCAGAAGCTGCTGGGAAACATGGAGATCGAGAACGGCATCCTCAAAGACAAGATGGCTGCAGGAGAGGCGGAGCTGATGCAGCTTAAAGCAGGCGGAGAGGAAGCAGGAGAGAAGGAGCAGAG GTGTGCAGAGCTCGAGAAGGAGGTGGCTGTCCTGAAGGAAAAGATTCATCATCTTGACGACATGTTAATGAGTCAGCAGAGGAAGGTCCGCCACATGATCGAACAG CTCCAGAACTCCCGCACGGTTCTCCAGGAGAGAGATCGAGCCATCAGGGATCTGGAGGAGAAGGTGGCTTTCCTGGAAGCAGAG AACAAAGAAATGCATGACCACATGGAATACTACCTGGCAGGCCAGGATCTTCCACCCTCATCTACTGAGAAGAAGCCAGAGGTTGTTTACAG CAAACCGCTGACACCGACAACTCAGAGCAGCAAAGCCCTCCCATTCATCAAAGTCATTGAGATCAAATCATGA
- the tuft1b gene encoding tuftelin 1b isoform X3 gives MLTDEVSQIQEVRYCLKSLRQQMAARQNGNNNKHPANGFRVKAPTSQPGVINANGVHADPYVGDNQEESARLREVTKRLYAQLKEMEKQHQEEIDMLQAESNEYQAQLAEQTERLQKAEEQSAERGQQVKELQKLLGNMEIENGILKDKMAAGEAELMQLKAGGEEAGEKEQRCAELEKEVAVLKEKIHHLDDMLMSQQRKVRHMIEQLQNSRTVLQERDRAIRDLEEKVAFLEAENKEMHDHMEYYLAGQDLPPSSTEKKPEVVYSKPLTPTTQSSKALPFIKVIEIKS, from the exons ATGCTGACGGACGAGGTCTCCCAGATTCAGGAG gtgAGGTATTGTCTGAAGTCTCTGAGACAGCAGATGGCAGCCAGGCAgaatggcaacaacaacaag CATCCAGCCAATGGCTTCAGAGTCAAAGCACCCACCAGCCAACCAGGTGTCATCAATGCCAACGGCGTCCACGCTGATCCTTAC GTTGGGGATAATCAGGAGGAGAGTGCGAGGCTCAGAGAGGTGACCAAACGCCTGTATGCTCAGCTGAAGGAGATGGAGAAGCAGCATCAGGAGGAGATCGACATGCTGCAG GCCGAGTCAAACGAGtatcaggcacagctggctgagCAGACAGAGCGGCTGCAGAAGGCCGAGGAGCAGTCTGCAGAGAGAGGTCAACAGGTGAAGGAGCTGCAGAAGCTGCTGGGAAACATGGAGATCGAGAACGGCATCCTCAAAGACAAGATGGCTGCAGGAGAGGCGGAGCTGATGCAGCTTAAAGCAGGCGGAGAGGAAGCAGGAGAGAAGGAGCAGAG GTGTGCAGAGCTCGAGAAGGAGGTGGCTGTCCTGAAGGAAAAGATTCATCATCTTGACGACATGTTAATGAGTCAGCAGAGGAAGGTCCGCCACATGATCGAACAG CTCCAGAACTCCCGCACGGTTCTCCAGGAGAGAGATCGAGCCATCAGGGATCTGGAGGAGAAGGTGGCTTTCCTGGAAGCAGAG AACAAAGAAATGCATGACCACATGGAATACTACCTGGCAGGCCAGGATCTTCCACCCTCATCTACTGAGAAGAAGCCAGAGGTTGTTTACAG CAAACCGCTGACACCGACAACTCAGAGCAGCAAAGCCCTCCCATTCATCAAAGTCATTGAGATCAAATCATGA
- the LOC100698162 gene encoding uncharacterized protein C1orf43 homolog → MAESSPLSGVNVVLVMAYGSLVFVLLFIFVKRQIMRFAMRSRRGPHVPIGHNAPKGLREEIESRLSKVHEIRYEPRLLSEEDDRLKRASQISCYNYLYRMKALDAIRDSGIPLQEISGSPSAFTGRSFRNWLVELRNSHSLIKSSRSALIDRLLEGYDSARHGTGVFGEPEFLEYQQALNELADVVKAYSSTTSLDQHHQSAAKDLTGSPVRSTPSTIQVTYLPSTGQRSKRPKHFLELKSFKDNYNTLESTL, encoded by the exons ATGGCAGAGTCATCTCCGTTATCTGGAGTCAATGTTGTTTTGGTTATGGCCTATGGAAGCTTG GTGTTTGTACTGCTGTTTATATTCGTCAAAAGGCAGATCATGCGTTTTGCAATGAGATCCCGCCGAGGGCCTCATGTACCTATTGGCCACAATGCACCAAAG GGTCTGAGGGAGGAGATTGAGTCCAGACTGTCCAAAGTTCATGAGATACGTTATGAACCTCGGCTCCTGTCAGAAGAAGACGACAGACTGAAGCGGGCATCACAGATAA GTTGCTACAACTACCTGTACAGGATGAAAGCTCTGGATGCAATCCGTGACTCAG GAATTCCTTTGCAGGAGATAAGTGGGAGCCCCAGCGCATTTACTGGACGCAGCTTCAGGAACTGGCTGGTTGAGCTGCGCAACTCCCACTCTCTGATAAAGAGCAGCCGCAGTGCACTTATTGACCGTTTGCTTGAAGGCTACGACAGCGCTCGTCATGGGACTGGG GTGTTTGGGGAACCCGAGTTTCTTGAATATCAGCAAGCTCTAAACGAACTGGCTGACGT TGTGAAGGCCTATTCCAGCACCACCAGCCTCGACCAGCATCACCAGTCCGCCGCCAAGGACCTGACAGGCTCTCCTGTCCGCAGCACTCCCTCCACCATCCAGGTCACCTACCTGCCTTCAACCGGCCAGCGCAGCAAGAGACCCAAACACTTTCTGGAGCTCAAAAGTTTCAAAGACAACTACAACACACTGGAGAGCACGCTGTGA